One Marinobacter sp. es.048 genomic window, GCGGATGCGGCCGGCCTGAGGCATCTGGCCGGCGCGGTACCGGAAATGCTGGTCGCAGCCTCATGCTCCAAGAACTTCGGTCTCTACCGGGAGCGCACCGGCGCCCTCGCCCTGATTTCAGGAACGGCAACCGTGAATGCGGCCGCCACCAGCCAGCTGCTGAGCGTCATCCGGTCCCATTATTCAATGCCGCCGGCCCATGGTGCCGCGATCGTGGAGACCATCCTCGGCAATGACGGCCTTCGGTCCCAGTGGCAAAAGGAGCTTGGCGGCATGTGCGAGCGCATTCTGCACCTGCGTCACGCCTTTGCAGACGCACTCGCGCCGGTGGGCGATTTCGACTTCATCGCCCGTCAGCGAGGCATGTTCTCCTTTCTGGGTATCAGCTCGGACCAGGTTGGCCGGTTAAGGAAGGAACACGGCATCTACATGCTGGAGAGCAGCCGCGTAAACGTCGCCGGCCTGAACGACCGCGTCTTGCCACAAGTGGCGTCAGCCCTGCGCGAGGTTCTCGGCAAGTAAATATTTTTCGACAACAACCAATCAATCCGACAAAAACAATTAGCCGGAGAGAAAAATGAGTGAGAGTACCCAACCACACCAGCAGGCCAATAACCTCTGGTCCTCACGGATGGCCTTTATCCTGGCTGCTGCCGGCTCGGCGGTGGGCCTCGGCAACATCTGGAAGTTTCCGTACATTACTGGCGAGAACGGCGGCGGCGCCTTCGTTCTGATTTACCTGGCCTGTATCTTCCTGATCGGCGTGCCAGTGCTGATTTCCGAGACCATGATTGGTCGACGCGGCGGCCAGAGCCCCGTGGCCACCATGCGCACCCTGACCAAAACCGAAGGCACCGCGAGGGGCTGGCGGGCCATCGGCTGGAATGGCGTTATCGCGTCCTTCCTGGTGCTGTCTTTCTACGCAGTGATTGGCGGCTGGGCTCTGGTCTATATCGGCAAGGCCGCAACCGGACTGTTTACCGGTGCCGATGCAGAAGCCATTGGCGGCCAGTTCGGCGGGCTTTTGGCCAATCCGTGGGAATTGCTGATGTGGCACTCCGTCTTCATGGCGATCGTGGTGTTCATCGTGGGTCGGGGCATTCGTTCCGGGCTTGAGAAAGCCGTGAATATGCTGATGCCACTGCTGTTCGTGCTGTTGGTAGCGATGGTGATCTATGCCATGAACAGCGGCAGCTTCGGCCGGGCCGTAAGCTTCATGTTCTCGCCGGACTTCAGCAAGCTCACCACCGCCGGTGTACTGACCGCCCTGGGGCACGCGGCCTTTACCCTGAGTATCGGCATTGGCGTTCTGATGGCCTACGGCTCGTACCTGCCAAAAACCGTAAACATTGCGCGGACCGCGATGACCATTGCTGTCGTGGACACCAGTGTTGCCCTTCTCGCGGGGCTGGCCATCTTTCCGCTGGTATTTGCCAATGGTCTTGAGCCAGGCGCAGGCCCCGGCCTGATCTTCGTCACCCTGCCACTGGCGTTTGGTCAGATGAGTGGTGGCGCTCTATTCGGCACCATTTTCTTTGCTCTGCTACTGGTAGCAGCCATCACCTCGGCCATTTCCATGCTGGAACCGGTGGTCGAATGGCTGGAAGAACACAAAGGCGTCAGCCGGGCGAAAAGCGCCCTTGGTGGCGGGCTCGCGATCTGGTTTATCGGCATCGGCACCGTGCTGTCGTTCAACGTCTGGGACAGCGTGCACCCGCTCGGTTTTATCCCGTTCTTCGAAGGCAAGACGGTCTTCGATCTGCTCGACTTCCTGGTCTCCAACCTTATGATGCCCCTCGGCGGACTGGCCATTGCACTGTTTGCCGGATGGGCAATGAAACGTGAGGGCCTACCGGCCGATTTTGGCCTGCAAGGAAGCAGCTACAAGGCGTTCATGTTCATACTGCGTTATCTAACGCCTGCCGGTATCGCCGTGGTGTTCCTTTACAATCTGGTATAACGGCCACCAGCAGCCTCCGACCGCAAAAGCCCGGTGAACTTCACCGGGCTTTTTTTGACATACCCAAAAGGACACTGCCAATCTGAATGCAGAAGAACTGACCAATGTTCTGCGTCTCAAGCAGAAAAGGAGAACTCTTATGTACAGCAAGATCCTCGTTCCGGTCGACCTCGCCCATACCGATAAAATGGTGAAGGCGCTCAATACCTCCATAGATATTGCCAAGCATTACAAAGCTACCCTCTGCTACGTCAGTGTCACCAACAGCACGCCGGGAGCGGCCGCCCACAACCCTAAAGAACTCAGGGAGAAACTGGCCGTCTTCGCGGAGGAGCAGGGGAAATCCCACGGCATCAGTACGGACAGCATCGTCATGGAGACCGCCGATACGGCAGTGGAACTTGAAGACAAGTTGCTTGAGGCTATTAAAACCACCGGTGCAGACCTGGTGGTGATGGCTTCTCATCCGCCGGGAATCGGCGACAAGCTCCACATTCTCCACTCCAACGGCGCCAATATCGTCAGACACAGTGATATTTCGGTATTCGTTGTGCGGTAAAGCGGAATTATTGGGCGACAGGCTCTGCAATACGGATCCTGTCGTTTCTTACGGGAAACGCACCATCAATAGTCAGCGCCAGCGGCTCACCTGCAAACGCCGCCTCCTCAGGCAGCCCTCGCTGGGCGTGAACATGCAGATGGGGCTCTGAACTGTTCCCGGAGTTGCCCATTTCTCCCAGTAAATCGCCTACAGCCACCTGGTCACCAGCAGAGACCGCGACGGTGCCTTTTCTCAGATGGGCTAAAATCACAAAGAACCGGCCACAATTGATCGCCACATAGTTTCCCGCCATATGAGCCCGATCCATCACTGGAACCGGCATATCCTCCCGGCCATCGACAACTTTCGCGATCTCGCCATCGCAGGGCGCCACCACCGGGGTGCCGAATGTTGTATAGCGGGCCGGATCAGAAGCCAGCCAGCCGTTCTTGTGAATTCCCAGCGGAGAAACTCGGAAAATATCCAGGGCCCGACTCTGTCCTTGCCAGGGTCTGAAACGCTCAATAGCTGTATCCAGTGTTTTCAAATGTACATTCACCATGAGGTTGGATCCGCCATGGGCCACCAGATAGGTGCCAGGCCCGAAAGGCGGTGCGATGTTGACGGTCTCAACCGGCGGCACAGTCCTCCCCTGATAGGCCATATACGCCATGTACCCGCCAAAGCAGCCCAGACCGAACCCAAGAAGGACAAATAAGGTCTGCCCGGCTGAGACTCGCCAGAGGCCGTTACCCTGAAACCGCCCCTGCCAGAGATGTAACACTACGATGAGCGCGAAAACCCCATAATAGACGTAAGGCGTCCAGAACGGGGGCATGGTCCACAGCGCCGCCAGTCCGATGCCAAGGAGTACCGCTGCAACTGACACTGCCTGCACTCCAAGTGCAAACAGTCCCTTGGCAGGGAACCGTGCCAACCATACCAACAGGAGAACTGGCAGGGCGATTTGGGTGAGCATGACCACAAGGGACATCAGTCGCTACTCCTGGTGACACTGGATCGAGGAAATTCTATGTTGCTGATCTCGCCAATGAAGAACGGAAAATAATCGTCCGTGTTGAAGAAATTCCCGGCTTCCACGCGAGTAGGCAAAAGAAATCCTTCGAACTCCCGAAACTCCGACAGATCGCCGCCAAAAGGCTGCAAGCGATGGACTTTTTCCGCATTCGCATTGCTCCACCGGTCAAAACTCACCTGAAGCGGCCGGCCGTCGTCGGCCACCACAACATCCACCGCCTGCTCTGTACCTTCATGGCGCACAATCACCCTCGCCGTATTCACATCAACAAGTGTCCACACAACACCCGGGCCTGGCAGCAGGGCGGCCGGCGTCCAGAACACCGCCTCTGCCACATACCGGCCGAATGCCGAACGGGTGTGATCCGGGTCGCCGCCCATTCGGGCAACCGGAAGCAACCCCATCAGCCAGAACCGCGTCCACTGGTCAGTGTCTGAGCCGGAAATCTGGAGCAGGCCGCGGTTGGCGCTCATTTTCCAGATAAACCCTTCGGGCACGGCCAGCACCTGGGTAGCCTGCATGTCCATGTAGTCGGGCGACTCCCGATTGCCCATACCGAATTGTCCATTCATGGATATCCGGGCCACGGTGTAGAGCGGTGTACCAGGCTTAATGGTGTACCGGAAATACCGCTGGGCGGGCTCAGGCAGCCCTTGAAGAAGAGAAAGATCAAAACGCTCCGGTGCAGTCGGCTGCAGAGCCACCAATCTCGCCATGGCGGCCCGGTCCGCGGTCTGGTCAGCCTGGCGCCAGAACCAGAGAGCGACGGTGACCGCAACCAACAGAATCAACAGGATCAGGAAAAAGATTTTCATGTAAGCTATGCTCCGTAGCAGTCATTGTCCCTGCCCTGCCCGAATCCGGCCTTGTTCCAGATCAACGAACGTGGCTGGCCGACTCACTGTCAGCCTGAAAGGTTTTATGAAAGTACCGAAGAGATTACAACCACTTGTTGATGACGGCATGGTGGACGAAGTGCTCTACCAGCTGATGAGCGGCAAAGAAGCGCAGGTTTATGTGGTGCGCTGCGGAGACCAGACACGCTGCGCCAAGGTCTTCAAGGAAGCCTCGAAACGGAGTTTCAAGCAGGCTGTGGAGTACCAGGAAGGCCGAAAGGTCCGGAACAGTCGTCGGGCCCGGGCCATGAGCAAGAAAACGAAATACGGCCAGAAGGAACAGGAAGATGCCTGGCTCAACGCCGAGGTGGATGCCCTTTACCGCCTTGCCGCCGCGGGTGTCCGGGTTCCCCAACCTCTGGGCTTCGTGGACGGTGTGCTGCTGATGGAACTGGTGGCGGACGAAGATGGCAAGGCCGCACCCAGGCTGGATGATGTCACCCTTTCCCCGGAACAGGCCCGTGACTTCCACGCTCAGGTTATCCGCGAGGTAGTCCGCATGTTGAGTGCCGGTCTGATTCATGGGGATCTGTCGGAATTCAACGTTCTGGTCGATGCCAACGGACCGGTCATCATTGATCTTCCCCAGGCCGTCAATGCGTCCGGCAATAACAACGCGGAACGTATGCTGGAGCGCGACGTAGACAATATGCGCCGGTACTTTGGCCGATTCGCGCCGGAACTGCTGAACACTGATTACGGCAAGGAGATCTGGGCGCTCTACGAATCCGGCGACCTCCACCCGGATAGCAAACTCACCGGCTGTTTCCTGCACGACGACACCGCTGCCAACGTCGACGAACTGATGGAAATCATCGATGCGGCAAAAGAAGAAGAGTGGGAGCGACAGGAACGAATGAGGGACGCAGAGGAGGACTGAAGCACTGGCCGGTGCTGGTCAGGCTCCAGTCGTCGTTTTCTGTTCGCCGACCATGGCTGACATCACTTCCTGTTCCCTTGGCCCGGGCAGAACACCCGTCAACCAGGCCTCGATAACCGGCTCACCGTGCTGGTTGGAGAGTACCGCTTCCGCCCGGGCCCGATTCCTTTCATCCACCTCGGTGATGGTGAAAACACAGGTGATGGTGTCGCCAAAATACACCGGCCGGCGGAAGCGAAAATTCATTCCGGACGCCAGCCAGCCAATCTGCCCACCCACTTCCGTGATCATCCCACCAACCAGCAGGCCATGGCAGATCTTGCCCTCTAGATTCTTGGCTTGCGCAAACTCGTCGCTGTAGTGGACCGGATTCTGATCACGGCTGATCTCACCAAAGGACAGGGTCTCATCTTCAGTGAACGTTCGCGCCAGGGTAAACGAATCCCCGGCTTTCAGGCCGGCAATGGCTCTTTTACGAATATCAGACATTATCGGTTCCTGAGCACTCAACAGGTTACAGGTACCGACCGCCAGACCCTATGGCGACCACAATCAGGCCGAGGACCAGATTGATACCCACAAGCCGGCGAATCTTTCCCACCTGAACACCGCCAGCCTGAGGATCTTTGTCTGCAACAGCCTGCTTGAGCCGCCGGAACGGGGCAAAATACACATGGAAGTAGAGCAGCATCATTACCAGCCCGAGCGTCTGCATGGCATGAATATGCCAACCAGCACCGGCCATACCGCCAAACACACTGAAAATCATCCAGTAACCGGTGACCAGGAGCAACACAACTGAAAGCCACACCCAGCGAAAGAACCGTTCAAGCGTTCTGGACCAAAGAACGCCACGCTGGGAGGCCTCCACCACCTCAACCACGGCCGGACGCATCGCCATGTAGGCGAAGAACATACCGCCAACCCAGATAACCGCGGACAAAACATGCAGTGCAATTGCCAGACTCATAAAACTACCCCTTGATTTGGCCTTCAGATGGTTTCCAGTTCTACCCGGTTACGGCCGCCCGTTTTACCCCGGTAAAGAGCTTCATCAGCCCTGCTGACCGCGGCACTCAGGTCTTCGCCAGCTCGCAGTTCGCTCACACCGATACTGATCGTAACATCGGCATCACCGCCAGTAATCGCGCTCCAGTCCCTGGCCAAAAACGCATTTCGTATCCGCTCCGCGCTTGCCTGCGCTTTGCCGGAATCCGTATCAGGGAGGATGGCCAGAAACTCCTCTCCACCCCATCTACCGATCAGGTCCTGAGCCCGCAGCTCCTCACGAATCACATCGGCAACAAAACCCAACACCCGGTCGCCGGTTTCGTGGCCATAGGCGTCGTTGATTGATTTAAAATGATCGACATCCAGCAGAAGAAAGCCAACCGGGTGACCGCTACGGCTGAACCGGGCCAGTTCTTTTTCAGCCAGATAGGTCATGTGCCGGCGATTAAAAAGCCCGGTCAGTGAATCCGTTGTTGCCATTTCCCGGAGCTTGCGCTGGGCCGTGACCACCATTCTGAGGTAATAGGAAGCCAGGTAACTGAACATGGCGAAGACCACGCTCAGGTTAAACAGATGAACAAAATGCAGAGCCGTTTGAGGAATCGGCTGTAACGGCGCGATGTACCACATCAGGACATCCAGGGCGATGTAGTAACCCCACAAGGCCAACAGAGCATAGATGGCCCATTTCCGTGATGCGGACACACAAATCGCCGGTATGAACATCAGCAGGTAATAGTGGAAACCGCTCTCCCAACCAATCAGAACAATACCAAGGCCGGCATGACCAAGCACTTCGGCCCAGATGAGTACCACCGCAATCCTGTTCCTGTGGTATTTGAGCGCGTAATAGGCCCCGGCGTACATGGCCACGCTGACCACATTAACCCAAGCCAGGATCGGCGACCCCAAGGCATGAAAAAGAAAGAAGAAGATGACGTCCACAGTTCCGGCAATCTGGGCACACCGCATGGCCAGACGCCAGAATTGGGGCCTGCGCTCCCGCTCAGGCTCATAATTCATTGGAGTAGTCGCACTATTCATTTTCAGCAGAATTCCTTTTTAGGTAACAAGAATACTCGTTAAAACGGAATTCTGCCTCACTCCAATGCAAACAAATGAAAATGATTTCAGGGTTACCATGGCAGCTCTTCGCCGTTGCTATGCCAGAACGACCCGGTATTCCCCAGAGTCAGGCCATCAATCCGCTCTGCCAGGCCTCTTGCCGATTCTTCCGGGGTGATCAACCCACCAAAATTCACCATACGGGTCTGGACATAGCCGGGATGCAGCTGCGCCACGGCGATACCCCGCGGTTTCAGATCCATCGCCAGGGATTTGCCAAAGGCATTGAGCGCTGCCTTGGAAGCACGGTACCCATAGCGGCCGCCGGAGTCATTGTCAGCGATAGAGCCCATGCGGCTGGTGATGTTGGCGATTTTCCCTCCAGAGGGGATTTTTTCGAACAAGGCTTCAGCCACTCTCAGAGGAGCATAGGCATTGATCTCCATCTGGGTGCGGATAGAATCGAAATCGATACTGCCCAGCTTCTCGTCCTGCAGCAGACCGGCATTGTTGATCAACAGATCGATACGCTCACCCTCAAGACCAGCCACGAGCTTGGCCACGCCCTCATCGGTCGTCACGTCGACGCTCTCGATGATCCGCTTGGCAACTTCTTCCAGCTCCGGCGAGGCCTCCCGACACACACCGATGACCGAACAGCCGCGACCCGCATACAGCCGGGCAAGCTCCAGACCAATGCCACGGTTTGCTCCGGTAATCACTACAACGGAATTCTCTGACATATCAGCCTCCTCGACGATGAGTACAATTCATTCAGCTTCACATCCAATGCCTTCAAGAACAACCAGCAATACGGAACCTACCTGCTTGCAGCTGCAATTTTTCTGTAAGATAACGGTTAATCCAATCAACGGTCGCTGGGAGTAGCATGTCAGCAGCACTTGTTTTCGCAGTCTTTGCAGTGACCCTGATCGCGGCCACCATTTTCTACCTCTTCTTCTATCGCACCTGGCGGAGAGAACGGAAACTGAGAGCCCCCTTCCCAGAACCCTGGCGGCAACACCTTGATTCGAATGTGCCGCTTTACCGAAAACTTAGCAAAACACTGAAGTGCGCATTAGAGCAACGGGTGCAGCTGTTTCTTTCCGAGAAGGAATTCTACGGCTGTAACGGCTTTGAAGTGAATGACACGGTGAAAGTCACCATCGCCGGGCATGCCTGTTTGCTGATTCTCGCCCGACCCTACTCGGATTTTGATGAGGTAAGCAGCATTCTGGTCTATCCCGACGCCTATCATGTCAGAGACATTGAAAGCGACGGACTGATTGTCAGCGAGAGTAATGAAATCCGGGCCGGAGAGGCCTCAAGCCGGGGCCAGGTGGTGCTGGCCTGGAAAGAATGTGAGGAAGCGGCCAGAGCCCCGCACAGCAGCCACAACGTGATGCTCCATGAATTCGCCCACCAGCTGGATTATCTGGACGGCACCGCGGACGGCGCTCCGCCCCTGGGCGGAGAACAGGCCAGGCACTGGCAATCGGCCATGACCCACGCCTACGAACATCTGAGACATTCCCTGCATCACCACCATAAACCGTGGCTTGACCCCTACGGCGCCACCGAACCTGCAGAATTCTTCGCGGTGCTGACCGAAGCGTTTTTCCAGCAACCTGGCCATCTCAAGCACGAACAGCCCGAGGTTTACAAAGCCCTGCAAGGGTATTATCGACTGGACCCTAAAGCCCTCTGGCAGGATGCGTGACAGTTGTGGCAGATCGATGCGTGGTCCACTATGTAGGAAAGCGGATCAGTTGGTGGAGGTGTACATGCCAGCCATAGGATGGATATTCATAATTGTTGCCCTTGCCTTGATAGTGGGCAGCCTGATGATACTGCGCGACAATGCACGCAGCATGAAAATCTCCGATGAAAAAATGAAGAAGATTCAGGCCCGCAAGGCAGAGATCGAAGCCGAGGAGAGCGCTGAAGACAGAGAGTCGTAAGGGCCGGCTCTTGCCTGCCCCATGAATATTTGGTGACGATTCAAATCCCGTTGACGTGTGTCACTCTGAATTCCTGCCCGCCCCGCATACTTCAGGGATAGTTACCCCTCAGGAAAGGAGATCCCTGAATGGCCAGATCCAATGTCACCAGAAAGCTCGGCTCAAAACTCGCGCCTCATATCGAAGCCCTGAGAAAACAGACCGTCGATGTGCCACCAGACGCCTCATCAAGGCACCTGCACAACGGGATCGACACTCCCCTGCCGCCGGCAGACCTGCACGGCAGCTATATCAACAACCGGCCGCTTCCAACAGAGGGTGTAGCGGAGCGCCGGGCGTGGATTATCGGTGGCGGCATTGCGGGCCTGTCCGCTGCCTTTTTTCTCATTCGCGACGGGCACATGCCTGCGGGCAACATCACCTTTCTTGAGGAGCAGGATATAGAGGGTGGTTCGTTGGATGGCGCCGGTAACGCCGAGGACGGATATATCGTCCGTGGAGGTCGTGAAATGGAGATGACCTACCAGAACTTCTGGGATGTTTTCTCAGAAATACCTGCGCTCGAACTGCCTGCCCCGTTCACCGTGCTTGATGAGTACCGCATCGTGAACGATGCCGACAAGAACTGGTCGAAAGCCCGGCTCCTGGAAAACCAGGGACAGATCAAAGACTTCTCGACCATGGATCTTACCAGGCGCCAGCAGCTTGAGATCATCAGGCTGCTATTGGCCCGGAAAGAGGATCTGGACGACATCACGGTTGAGCAATGGTTCAGTGAGGGTTTTCTGAGTACTAATTTCTACACTTTCTGGCGCACCATGTTTGCGTTTCAGAATTGGCACTCGGTGCTTGAAATGAAGCTCTACATGCATCGTTTCCTGCACCTGATGGACGGACTGAACGACATGACGTCACTGGTTTTCCCGAAATATAACCAGTACGACAGCTTCGTCAGGCCGCTCATGAGATGGCTCAAAGACCAGGGTGTGAATATCCAGTACGACATGACCGTCACTGATCTGGATATGGAGAGCGGAGATGGCACCAGAGCCGTCAAGACCATCCAATGCCACAGTGCAGACGGGGACAAGACATTCAATGTCGGCGCACATGATCTGGTATTCGTCACAACCGGATCCATGACCGAGGATACCGCCTACGGCGACGACGATAACGCTCCGAGGTTGAAAGATAGTGACAAGGCCGGCCAAGGATCCGGCTGGCAACTCTGGAGGAATCTGGCCGAGAAATCCGACGTCTTCGGCCGGCCAGACAAATTCTGCGGAGACATACCCCGCTCAACGTGGGAATCAGTGACGCTTACCTGCAAACCCTCACCTTTGATGGACAAGCTCAAAGAGCTGTCGGTTAATGACCCTTATTCCGGGTTCACGGCTACTGGCGGAATTATAACCTTTACAGATTCTGCCTGGCTGATGAGCTTCACATGCAATCGCCAGCCACACTTCCCCGATCAGCCAGACGACGTCATTGTGTTGTGGACCTATGCTCTGCTGATGGATAAACCCGGTGATTACGTCAACAAGACGATGCCCGAATGCACCGGTAAAGAAGTGTTGATTGAGCTGTGTTACCACCTCGGACTGGAGGACCAGATAAACGAAGTACTGGCTGCCACAAAAACCCGCATCGCGCTGATGCCTTACATCACGTCACAATTCATGCCGAGGGCCAGAGGCGACCGTCCTCAGGTAGTCCCTTCAGGCTGCACCAATCTCGCTTGCATCGGGCAGTTCGTAGAGACCCATAACGACGTTGTGTTCACACTGGAAAGTTCGGTGCGGACGGCCCGCATTGGGGTTTACAGCCTGCTGGGCATCAAAAAACAGGTGCCCGATATTTATCCGGGACAATACGATATACGGCGTTTGCTGCGGGCAACCAGAACCCTTAACAGCAACGAAGCGTTTCTGGGTGAGGGTATTCTGCGCCGCCTGTTGGGCGGCACTTACTTTGAAAATATTCTGCCACTTGGTCCTGATGAAGACCCGGCCGATCTGCACAAAGCCGGGCTGTTCGACAATCAGTTACAGGCTATCCGTCAACTAGTGGAAGGAAACCACACCCTCGACGATGCCAAAGGGTGGGTTCAGGGCGTCCTTGACAAACTTCGCGGACGAAGCTGAGTCGACGCTCAGTGGCCGCTGTGATCCATGGAATGACCAGAATGATTCGCCTTCTGGTCGTTCATCATGGTTTGCCCGTCCAGCGGCGCAACATTCAGCTCAACTTGCATATCGTCCGCGCCATCAAAGCTCAGGGTCAGCGGAATGCTCTCACCCTCGCGCAACGGGCTCTTCAATTTTTCCAGCATCAGGTGAAAACTGTGGGGTTTCAACTCCACGGTAGTACCCGCCGGAATGGGAAGCCCGCCTCTGACCGGCGCCATTCGCATCACACCATCGTGCATGCTGGTCTCGTGAATCGATACGCTGCCAGCCCTTGGGGTTGCTGCACCAACCAGGGTGATATCACTGCTGCCGCTGTTGGAGATACGCATATACCCCACTCCCATGGGAGTGCCAGGCGGTGTAGGCCGGCTCCAGGGATGCTCGACCTTGACCGAACCCTGGCTGTACTGGGCCAGAGTCGTCGGGGCAACCAGGGCCAATGCCAGCACAAATACGCTCAGGCAGTACTTCATGTCCAGTATTCCTTGTCGTTGATGTTTAGATAAAGGATAAGAAGACGACCCCATGGATCCAAGTTTTTCAGTGCGACGAATGGTCGCAGACAGGATCAATGCCCGATGGCGAGAGCAGGGTTCGCTCTCAGTCTGTCCAAGCTTTCCGGACGACTGAAGTAATAACCCTGAAAACGTCGACAGCCCATCTCGACCAAGGCGCTGGCCTGGGCCTCCTCTTCAACACCCTCGGCAACCAGCTCCATGTTATGGCTCCGGGCAATGGCAATAATACTCTGGATCATGTTCGCGGCTTTTTCGTCTTCCAGAATGGTGTCCACAAAGCTTTTGTCGATTTTCAACTCGTCAAGCGGCAGCTTTCGTAAAAGACTGAGCGAGGAGTAACCCGTACCGAAATCGTCCATCGAGATCCGTATCCCGTTCTCGCGCAATCGTTCGATCTTTTTCAGCACTTTATCAAAGTCACTCATGAACAGGCTCTCGGTGATCTCGACGACCAGCTCACCGGGCGGCACATGGTGCACTGCCAGAGCCTCAAGCACTGTTTCGACAAAGTCTGGCTGACGAAACTGGATAACAGAGATGTTGATAGACAAGTCGACGGAGCGGCCGACCTCGTCACGAAACAGGCTGTATTCCCGGATACTGGTTTCAACCA contains:
- a CDS encoding oleate hydratase, with product MARSNVTRKLGSKLAPHIEALRKQTVDVPPDASSRHLHNGIDTPLPPADLHGSYINNRPLPTEGVAERRAWIIGGGIAGLSAAFFLIRDGHMPAGNITFLEEQDIEGGSLDGAGNAEDGYIVRGGREMEMTYQNFWDVFSEIPALELPAPFTVLDEYRIVNDADKNWSKARLLENQGQIKDFSTMDLTRRQQLEIIRLLLARKEDLDDITVEQWFSEGFLSTNFYTFWRTMFAFQNWHSVLEMKLYMHRFLHLMDGLNDMTSLVFPKYNQYDSFVRPLMRWLKDQGVNIQYDMTVTDLDMESGDGTRAVKTIQCHSADGDKTFNVGAHDLVFVTTGSMTEDTAYGDDDNAPRLKDSDKAGQGSGWQLWRNLAEKSDVFGRPDKFCGDIPRSTWESVTLTCKPSPLMDKLKELSVNDPYSGFTATGGIITFTDSAWLMSFTCNRQPHFPDQPDDVIVLWTYALLMDKPGDYVNKTMPECTGKEVLIELCYHLGLEDQINEVLAATKTRIALMPYITSQFMPRARGDRPQVVPSGCTNLACIGQFVETHNDVVFTLESSVRTARIGVYSLLGIKKQVPDIYPGQYDIRRLLRATRTLNSNEAFLGEGILRRLLGGTYFENILPLGPDEDPADLHKAGLFDNQLQAIRQLVEGNHTLDDAKGWVQGVLDKLRGRS
- a CDS encoding copper chaperone PCu(A)C, whose product is MKYCLSVFVLALALVAPTTLAQYSQGSVKVEHPWSRPTPPGTPMGVGYMRISNSGSSDITLVGAATPRAGSVSIHETSMHDGVMRMAPVRGGLPIPAGTTVELKPHSFHLMLEKLKSPLREGESIPLTLSFDGADDMQVELNVAPLDGQTMMNDQKANHSGHSMDHSGH